One genomic segment of Planctomycetaceae bacterium includes these proteins:
- the leuS gene encoding leucine--tRNA ligase, producing MGIAGGVRNWSELAKEEQEEFLNSQRLAYEDEVAVNWCPELGTVLANEEVIGGVSERGGHPVVRKPMRQWMLRITKYADRLEDDLKLVDWPTSIKKLQTDWIGKSIGAEVDFKVDGFDEIITVFTTRPDTLFGATYMVLAPEHPIVDEITTAEQKQAIEDYKKLAQSKSDLDRTDLAKDKSGVFTGAYAINPVNETKIPIWISDYVLSSYGTGAIMSVPAHDERDFEFAKKFNLPIIPVVEPKDDKALAEKIEKGEYCFTGEGIAINSGEFNGLPTAEFKEKITNWLDENGLGKKAVNYKLRDWLFSRQRYWGEPFPLLHLEDGRIIALDEKYLPLTLPETDNFKPSDSGLSPLAKIENWLNVELPNGKKAKRETNTMPQWAGSCWYYLRYLDPKNNQAAWEKQKEKYWMPVDLYIGGAEHAVLHLLYSRFWHKLLFDLGYVSTPEPFKKLINQGMILGQDNQKMSKSRGNVVNPDKVIDEYGADSMRLYEMFMGPLEATKPWSMQGVEGVHRFLNKFWRCVVDEQTGLIHSSIKDVDADEETLRLLHQSIKKVTQNIDTFRFNTAISQMMIFVNHLIKLETRPKKTIEAFVLILAPLAPHIAEEIWQMLGHTNTLAYETWPKFDENLAKEKEIELAVQVLGKIKDKIVVSAEADEDEIKQKALACEKVASSIAGKEIKKIIVIKSRLVNIVIG from the coding sequence ATGGGAATCGCAGGCGGCGTTCGCAACTGGAGCGAACTGGCAAAAGAAGAACAGGAAGAATTCCTTAACAGTCAGCGTTTAGCGTATGAAGATGAAGTAGCCGTAAACTGGTGTCCGGAGCTTGGCACAGTTTTAGCCAATGAAGAAGTCATCGGCGGCGTCTCCGAACGCGGCGGACATCCTGTCGTTCGCAAACCGATGCGTCAGTGGATGCTGCGAATCACAAAATACGCGGACAGGCTCGAAGACGATTTAAAACTCGTCGATTGGCCGACATCTATAAAAAAACTGCAAACCGACTGGATTGGCAAAAGCATCGGCGCGGAAGTCGATTTTAAAGTTGACGGCTTCGATGAAATAATCACCGTCTTTACGACACGTCCCGATACGCTTTTCGGTGCAACATATATGGTTCTTGCACCGGAACATCCGATTGTCGATGAAATAACTACCGCCGAGCAGAAACAGGCGATTGAAGATTACAAAAAACTCGCGCAAAGCAAGAGCGACCTCGACCGAACAGACCTCGCTAAAGATAAATCAGGCGTATTCACCGGCGCGTATGCGATTAATCCTGTAAATGAAACGAAAATTCCAATCTGGATTAGCGATTACGTTCTGAGTAGCTACGGCACAGGCGCGATTATGAGCGTACCTGCTCATGATGAAAGAGATTTTGAATTTGCTAAGAAATTCAATCTGCCAATAATTCCGGTTGTCGAACCTAAAGACGACAAAGCACTGGCAGAGAAAATCGAAAAAGGCGAATATTGTTTCACTGGCGAAGGCATCGCAATCAACAGCGGTGAATTTAACGGCCTGCCGACAGCGGAATTCAAAGAAAAAATTACAAACTGGCTCGACGAAAACGGGCTGGGCAAAAAAGCGGTTAATTATAAACTTCGCGATTGGCTTTTCAGTCGCCAGCGTTATTGGGGCGAACCGTTCCCCCTGCTGCATCTTGAGGACGGCCGGATAATCGCGCTCGATGAAAAATATTTGCCGCTGACGCTTCCTGAAACTGATAATTTCAAACCGTCGGACAGCGGATTGTCGCCTTTGGCCAAAATTGAAAATTGGCTCAACGTCGAACTGCCAAACGGCAAAAAAGCGAAACGCGAAACCAATACAATGCCGCAATGGGCTGGAAGCTGTTGGTATTATCTGCGGTATCTCGACCCGAAAAACAATCAGGCTGCGTGGGAAAAGCAGAAAGAAAAATATTGGATGCCGGTCGATTTATATATCGGCGGAGCGGAACACGCTGTGCTGCATTTGCTTTATTCACGATTCTGGCACAAACTGCTTTTCGATTTGGGATACGTCAGCACGCCCGAGCCGTTCAAGAAATTAATAAATCAGGGTATGATTCTCGGCCAAGACAATCAGAAGATGAGCAAGTCCCGCGGCAACGTTGTCAACCCGGACAAAGTCATCGACGAGTATGGCGCGGATTCGATGAGACTTTATGAAATGTTTATGGGCCCGCTTGAAGCGACAAAGCCGTGGAGTATGCAGGGCGTCGAAGGCGTACACAGATTTTTGAATAAATTCTGGCGATGCGTCGTTGACGAGCAAACCGGCCTGATACACAGCAGTATAAAAGATGTCGATGCCGATGAAGAAACGCTCCGGCTGCTGCATCAATCTATAAAGAAAGTTACGCAGAATATCGATACGTTCCGCTTCAATACCGCGATTAGTCAAATGATGATATTCGTAAATCATCTGATTAAACTCGAAACAAGGCCGAAAAAGACAATTGAAGCTTTTGTTCTCATTCTGGCCCCTCTTGCCCCGCACATTGCCGAAGAAATCTGGCAGATGCTCGGACATACGAACACGCTGGCTTATGAAACTTGGCCGAAGTTCGATGAAAATCTCGCAAAAGAAAAAGAGATTGAGCTGGCCGTTCAGGTTCTGGGCAAAATTA
- a CDS encoding zinc ribbon domain-containing protein, with amino-acid sequence MPIIEYKCEKCGKVNEFLEKSMSSKESHICPSCGGKKLTKQFSTFSAVVKTPSAGSKCHTCPSHGTCPHSGH; translated from the coding sequence ATGCCTATTATTGAATACAAATGTGAAAAATGCGGTAAGGTCAATGAATTCCTCGAAAAATCGATGAGTTCCAAAGAATCGCACATCTGCCCTTCCTGCGGCGGTAAAAAACTTACCAAACAGTTTTCAACCTTTTCAGCAGTGGTAAAAACTCCGTCAGCAGGCAGTAAATGTCATACCTGCCCATCGCACGGAACATGCCCTCATTCAGGACACTAA
- a CDS encoding transposase: MPTNEYDPKIHHRHSIRLRGYDYSKVGYYFITICTHYCQPAFGNIEKGFMVLNNAGNMIERWWKEVSCKFPNVQTDLYVIMPNHFHGIINIIDTKLNAIARPNTKDKLVGADLRVCPENKNGEHIDSPLQHTPISKIVQWYKTMTTNEYIRNVKQNDWKPFKGTLWQRNYYEHIIRNEISLGQIREYILKNPSNWEDDELFQK, encoded by the coding sequence ATGCCAACTAATGAATATGATCCCAAAATACATCATCGTCATTCAATTAGATTAAGGGGGTATGACTATTCAAAAGTCGGTTATTATTTCATTACCATTTGCACTCATTATTGTCAGCCTGCATTCGGCAATATCGAAAAAGGATTTATGGTTTTAAATAATGCCGGCAATATGATTGAGCGTTGGTGGAAAGAAGTAAGCTGCAAGTTCCCCAACGTTCAAACAGACCTTTATGTGATTATGCCGAACCACTTTCACGGCATTATCAATATAATCGACACCAAATTAAATGCTATTGCAAGACCGAACACTAAAGATAAACTTGTAGGGGCAGACCTACGTGTCTGCCCAGAAAATAAAAATGGCGAACACATAGATTCGCCCCTACAACATACACCCATAAGCAAAATTGTTCAGTGGTACAAAACAATGACAACTAATGAATATATCCGTAATGTAAAACAAAACGACTGGAAACCATTCAAGGGAACATTATGGCAAAGAAATTATTATGAACATATCATTCGAAATGAAATTTCATTGGGACAAATCCGCGAATATATTTTGAAAAATCCTTCAAACTGGGAGGACGACGAATTATTCCAAAAATAA